The following are encoded together in the Phaseolus vulgaris cultivar G19833 chromosome 9, P. vulgaris v2.0, whole genome shotgun sequence genome:
- the LOC137820795 gene encoding uncharacterized protein, with product MFSQTHLLSSHPFKLNGVSMAATLRAPFSVRVSISATSTPVAGDTVPAPVISEQQKPDFTSASQSLVVAALPIEVAKNLGFRPNPYLGLLPHLFVLSMAFGAFFSVALVSIPTLIAFGRLGASVKKLSKVVSEEVPGTLSSLKLSSLELNELTQQLSLLRHKIAGVPMGTKGMNTVRSKSSRKKNPTS from the exons ATGTTCTCTCAAACGCATTTACTGTCTTCGCATCCTTTCAAGTTGAACGGGGTTTCAATGGCCGCCACCTTACGTGCCCCGTTCTCCGTTCGTGTCAGTATCTCAGCCACCTCGACGCCGGTCGCCGGGGACACAGTCCCGGCGCCGGTAATCTCAGAACAGCAGAAACCTGATTTTACGTCAGCATCGCAGTCGCTGGTCGTGGCAGCTTTGCCCATTGAAGTGGCAAAAAATCTAGGGTTCCGACCCAACCCTTACTTGGGGCTTCTACCACACTTGTTCGTCCTCTCCATG GCTTTTGGAGCGTTTTTCTCTGTAGCTCTGGTTTCCATTCCTACCCTAATT GCTTTTGGAAGATTAGGAGCTTCAGTGAAGAAATTGTCTAAGGTTGTTTCGGAAGAGGTGCCTGGGACTTTATCTTCCCTCAAACTTTCTAGTCTGGAGCTGAATGAATTAACCCAACAACTTAGTCTTCTCAG GCATAAAATTGCTGGTGTTCCTATGGGAACAAAGGGCATGAACACTGTCAGATCAAAATCCTCTCGCAAGAAGAACCCAACATCCTAA